A stretch of DNA from Ignavibacteria bacterium:
ATGACGTGCTCGGGAGAGAAATTGCAACGCTTGTTGATGAAATTAATGACCCAGGAATTTATAATTCTCAATTATCAATTCTCAATTCTCAATTATCCACTGGGATCTATTTCTATC
This window harbors:
- a CDS encoding T9SS type A sorting domain-containing protein — protein: DVLGREIATLVDEINDPGIYNSQLSILNSQLSTGIYFYQLKAGNFIETKKMVVVK